The following coding sequences lie in one Apium graveolens cultivar Ventura chromosome 3, ASM990537v1, whole genome shotgun sequence genomic window:
- the LOC141713997 gene encoding uncharacterized protein LOC141713997, whose product MQRPQEGNGALPRAMTTEQADKKKYYEYHESFGNNTHECRQLKDEIEALIKEGYLGEWVVKEVRRHNDNTDRVKEEGGRAFRGSNNETLKKNKFVRDGSIQTIYGGDPGMECSNRALAIYAREARFRPLTDIHRVETRSPKVFKGESMDITFREADARWMGTKNIHRAFVDNGSSANILYYSTFKRMGLPDRDISGEDSWVYSFSGAGVRVMGSIQFPCTLGESPLSVTKMLEFKGNEGHHFDPPPYHQVSNPNGVGSIKGSQYDSRECYKQAMRGFRKDAHGEDASDDD is encoded by the exons ATGCAACGACCACAAGAAGGGAATGGAGCCCTCCCTCGAGCTATGACTACAGAGCAAGCAG ACAAAAAGAAGTATTACGAATACCATGAGTCATTCGGAAATAACACACATGAGTGTCGGCAACTAAAGGATGAGATCGAAGCACTTATCAAGGAAGGATATCTTGGCGAATGGGTGGTTAAGGAAGTAAGGAGGCACAATGATAACACTGACAGAGTAAAGGAAGAAGGAGGGCGAGCCTTTCGAGGATCGAACAATGAAACTCTGAAAAAAAATAAGTTCGTCAGGGACGGAAGCATCCAAACAATCTACGGAGGAGATCCCGGGATGGAATGCAGCAACAGAGCCTTGGCCATATATGCAAGGGAAGCCCGGTTCAGACCTCTCACAGACATTCATAGGGTGGAAACTCGATCACCCAAGGTATTTAAGGGCGAGTCCATGGACATCACCTTCAGAGAAGCAGATGCTCGATGG ATGGGGACCAAAAATATCCATAGGGCCTTCGTAGATAATGGAAGCTCGGCAAACATCCTCTACTACAGCACCTTTAAAAGGATGGGGCTACCTGATCGGGATATATCGGGAGAAGATTCGTGGGTCTATAGTTTCTCTGGCGCAGGAGTTAGAGTTATGGGATCAATTCAGTTTCCATGTACCCTGGGGGAAAGTCCGTTGTCCGTGACAAAGATGCTCGAGTTCAAG GGAAATGAGGGTCATCACTTCGATCCACCACCTTACCATCAAGTTTCCAACCCAAATGGTGTGGGCAGCATAAAAGGCTCTCAATATGATTCTCGGGAATGTTACAAGCAAGCAATGAGGGGCTTTAGGAAGGATGCCCACGGCGAAGATGCATCAGATGATGACTGA
- the LOC141713998 gene encoding uncharacterized protein LOC141713998, which yields MLILYLAVSEYSVSTVLVKEEASHHSPVYYVSKRLLDAETRYTSMEKLVYTLILAARKLRPYFQAHQIEVRTAYPLRYILHKPESSRRMLKWEIELGQFDLEYCPRIIMKGHALVDFILEFDSEVDNKTIVLAGPSSQGNPPVDEMKEFPHPWWILHVDEREEF from the coding sequence ATGTTGATTCTTTACTTGGCAGTTTCAGAATACTCCGTCAGCACGGTGTTGGTGAAGGAGGAAGCAAGCCACCATTCGCCCGTGTACTATGTGAGTAAAAGGTTGTTAGATGCAGAGACTAGATATACCAGCATGGAAAAATTGGTATACACCCTTATACTTGCAGCACGAAAGTTAAGACCGTATTTCCAAGCTCACCAAATAGAGGTTCGCACTGCCTATCCACTCCGATATATTCTGCATAAGCCTGAATCGTCgagaagaatgttaaaatggGAAATAGAGCTAGGACAATTCGATTTGGAATATTGTCCTCGCATAATAATGAAGGGACATGCATTGGTTGATTTCATACTTGAGTTTGATTCTGAAGTAGACAACAAGACCATAGTGTTGGCAGGACCTTCCTCACAAGGAAATCCTCCTGTTGATGAGATGAAAGAGTTCCCACACccttggtggatcttgcatgttGATGAGAGGGAAGAATTCTAG